Proteins from a single region of Lysinibacillus sp. JNUCC-52:
- a CDS encoding NAD kinase, producing MKFSIQSRRDAQSNELMELAKTYLQDFGLTYDEETPEIVVSIGGDGTLLHAFHRYSHLLDQVAFVGIHTGHLGFYADWKPSELEKLVLSIAKKDFNVVEYPLLEVKVEHHNTDSNTYLALNEATVKSPDVTLVMDVELNGNQFERFRGDGLCVSTPSGSTAYNKALGGAIIHPTLAALQITEIASINNRVFRTVGSPLILPAHHHCVLRPVNEQNFNMTVDHIQVTQGDVKSIAFNVANERVRFARFRPFPFWERVHESFVANE from the coding sequence ATGAAATTTTCCATTCAATCACGTAGAGATGCACAATCAAATGAATTAATGGAGCTAGCAAAAACATATTTACAAGATTTTGGATTAACCTATGATGAAGAGACGCCTGAAATTGTTGTATCAATAGGCGGAGACGGAACATTATTACACGCCTTCCATCGCTACTCACATTTGCTAGATCAGGTAGCATTTGTCGGTATTCATACAGGTCATTTAGGATTTTATGCGGATTGGAAGCCTTCGGAATTAGAGAAATTGGTGTTATCTATTGCCAAGAAGGACTTTAATGTTGTGGAGTATCCATTACTGGAAGTAAAAGTGGAGCATCATAATACAGATTCAAATACTTATTTGGCGTTAAATGAAGCGACAGTGAAATCACCAGATGTTACGCTCGTAATGGATGTAGAATTAAACGGCAATCAATTTGAGCGTTTCCGTGGCGACGGCCTTTGTGTTTCCACACCTTCAGGTAGTACAGCCTATAACAAAGCACTTGGAGGAGCGATTATTCATCCAACATTAGCTGCACTTCAAATTACTGAAATAGCCTCTATAAATAATCGTGTTTTCCGTACAGTTGGCTCGCCATTGATATTACCTGCACATCATCACTGTGTGTTACGCCCTGTCAATGAGCAAAACTTTAATATGACAGTTGATCATATTCAAGTTACACAAGGCGATGTAAAATCCATTGCTTTTAATGTCGCCAATGAAAGAGTTCGCTTTGCTCGCTTTAGACCTTTTCCATTCTGGGAACGTGTGCATGAGTCATTTGTTGCCAATGAATAA
- a CDS encoding GTP pyrophosphokinase, translating to MGQWEIFLSPYKQAVDELKIKLKGMRSQFGIVNANSPIEFVTGRVKPLASIYDKTLEKGLAFEPSKQLGDELGDIAGVRIMCQFVDDISTVTELIRQRKDMRVVEERDYITHSKPSGYRSHHMIVEYPVETIQGKKVVLAEIQIRTLAMNFWASIEHSLNYKYKGMFPEEIKNRLQSAAEAAFRLDEEMSSIRSEIQEAQAYFSEFKEASNPSLLSEKERDSQ from the coding sequence ATGGGACAATGGGAGATTTTTTTAAGTCCTTATAAACAAGCAGTAGATGAGTTAAAAATAAAATTAAAAGGTATGCGTTCCCAGTTTGGCATTGTCAATGCAAATTCACCAATTGAATTTGTCACTGGACGAGTAAAGCCACTGGCAAGCATTTACGATAAAACTTTAGAAAAAGGACTAGCCTTTGAACCTTCGAAACAACTTGGCGACGAGCTTGGCGATATTGCAGGTGTTCGTATTATGTGCCAATTTGTAGATGATATTTCGACGGTGACAGAGCTAATTCGACAGCGGAAGGATATGCGTGTTGTTGAAGAGCGTGACTATATCACCCATAGTAAACCAAGTGGTTACCGATCACATCATATGATTGTAGAATACCCCGTTGAAACCATACAAGGAAAAAAGGTAGTGCTAGCTGAGATTCAAATTCGTACATTAGCTATGAATTTTTGGGCATCAATAGAACATTCACTAAATTACAAATATAAAGGCATGTTTCCAGAGGAAATAAAGAATCGTCTGCAAAGTGCTGCTGAGGCTGCCTTTCGGTTGGATGAAGAAATGTCATCGATTCGCAGTGAAATTCAAGAAGCGCAGGCCTATTTTAGTGAATTTAAAGAGGCATCGAATCCTAGTTTACTATCAGAGAAGGAGCGTGACTCACAATGA
- a CDS encoding CYTH domain-containing protein, with protein MAQQLEIEFKNVLTKQQYEQLLEDFQIKENAIHRQTNHYFDTPSNAIRKLQSGLRIRIIDTYYECTLKEKSSKHAHLETTDVLTATHAEKMLAGQGFYAPEVAKRLALHNIPLEQLAVFGSLTTDRVEIPYKDGLLVFDHSFYLQCDDYEVEYESKDEIKGNAIFDEFLQQYGIEKQIAEKKIARFMKALQSIKQQ; from the coding sequence ATGGCACAACAACTTGAAATTGAATTTAAAAATGTGTTAACCAAACAACAATATGAACAATTACTAGAGGATTTCCAAATCAAAGAAAATGCTATTCATCGTCAAACAAATCATTATTTCGACACGCCTTCCAATGCTATTCGCAAATTGCAAAGTGGACTACGAATTCGAATAATAGACACTTATTACGAATGTACATTAAAAGAAAAATCTTCAAAACATGCCCATTTAGAGACGACAGACGTTTTAACTGCAACGCATGCTGAAAAAATGCTTGCTGGTCAAGGCTTTTATGCACCTGAAGTTGCAAAAAGACTGGCGCTACACAATATACCACTAGAGCAATTAGCTGTGTTCGGTTCCCTTACAACAGATCGTGTCGAAATCCCTTATAAAGACGGACTTCTTGTATTTGATCATTCTTTCTATTTGCAGTGTGACGATTATGAGGTAGAATATGAATCAAAAGATGAAATAAAAGGAAATGCAATCTTCGACGAATTTCTACAGCAATATGGTATAGAAAAACAAATTGCTGAAAAAAAAATCGCCCGATTTATGAAAGCACTTCAATCAATTAAGCAACAATAA
- a CDS encoding lytic transglycosylase domain-containing protein, with protein MDIQSLRTMLEIQALQTLGSTENTSANSFTNSNSLFSDMIDEMLGDATTTNSAKLSSLLGMSSSSSANFMDQLNSLTGMSVGTTNSSLQSLLYNGSNSVYIPASIQATLAKMQSSTSLDSYVSDDVIGSTAYANSLTGANKYADIIDKASTTYNVPAKLIAAVIKQESNFNALAVSNAGAQGLMQLMPKTAQFLGVTNSFDPEQNIMAGAKYLRQMLDKFDNDPTLALAAYNAGASRVTKYNGIPPFKETQNYVKKVMNYYTV; from the coding sequence TTGGATATCCAATCTTTAAGAACGATGCTTGAAATACAAGCACTGCAAACACTAGGTTCAACAGAAAATACTTCAGCTAATTCTTTCACAAATAGCAATTCATTATTTTCTGATATGATTGACGAAATGTTAGGTGATGCTACAACAACTAATAGTGCAAAATTATCTAGTTTGCTTGGTATGAGTTCTTCAAGCTCTGCAAATTTCATGGATCAGCTAAATAGTTTAACAGGTATGTCTGTCGGAACAACAAACAGCTCGCTGCAATCATTGCTTTATAATGGCTCTAATTCCGTGTATATACCTGCTTCGATTCAGGCTACGTTAGCAAAAATGCAATCCAGCACTAGCCTTGATTCCTATGTATCTGATGATGTAATTGGATCAACTGCCTATGCAAATTCACTTACTGGAGCAAATAAATACGCCGATATCATTGACAAGGCTTCGACTACTTATAATGTACCTGCCAAGCTTATCGCAGCCGTTATAAAGCAGGAGTCCAACTTTAATGCATTAGCTGTCAGCAATGCAGGAGCACAAGGCTTAATGCAATTAATGCCAAAGACAGCACAATTTTTAGGTGTAACGAATTCTTTTGATCCTGAACAAAATATTATGGCAGGCGCCAAATATTTACGTCAAATGCTCGATAAATTCGATAATGATCCAACACTTGCATTGGCAGCTTATAATGCTGGTGCTTCTCGTGTTACAAAATATAATGGAATTCCGCCATTCAAAGAAACACAGAATTATGTCAAAAAAGTGATGAATTACTACACTGTGTAA
- a CDS encoding globin domain-containing protein, with product MSRKYTVPYEELGAEKLSELIHAFYKRVAQHPELIPIFPKDLTETARKQIQFQTQYLGGPNLFTEEHGHPMMRARHMNFPITPDRAQAWLECMAEAMDEVGLEGKFRETYYHRLVLTAHHMINTPNDDEGELLRE from the coding sequence ATGAGTCGAAAATACACTGTTCCTTATGAGGAGCTGGGCGCTGAAAAACTTTCTGAACTCATACATGCGTTCTATAAAAGAGTTGCACAGCATCCTGAACTTATACCAATCTTCCCAAAAGATTTGACAGAGACAGCACGTAAGCAAATTCAATTTCAAACACAGTATTTAGGTGGTCCAAATCTTTTTACTGAAGAGCACGGACATCCGATGATGCGTGCGCGTCATATGAATTTTCCAATTACACCCGATCGTGCACAAGCATGGCTAGAATGTATGGCCGAAGCAATGGATGAAGTTGGCTTGGAAGGGAAGTTCCGTGAAACTTATTACCATCGCTTAGTATTAACAGCTCATCACATGATTAATACACCTAATGACGATGAGGGGGAATTATTACGTGAATAA
- a CDS encoding ClpXP adapter SpxH family protein — protein sequence MNNIQMLQEPTPTISTANKPIELYIFVDPLCPEAFSMQSIIRKLQLEYNHYFSWRFVLSTELSSLNCLSKRMKGCESGIELDINHPVLPSIAIKAAELQGKRAGARYLSKLQEYVVLNYQDVNSYATLLKIAEDVQLDMNEFVVDFGSKEAARAFQCDLYIKREMEVDEVPSIVFFNECIEDEGLKVSGSYSYEVYEHILQEMLNEQLIRQPLPTIEELFSKYQTLSTNDIAFIYSLTEQAAERELKKRMLQQKIERIQTDYATLWRIK from the coding sequence GTGAATAATATTCAAATGTTGCAAGAACCAACACCGACGATTTCTACTGCTAATAAGCCAATTGAATTGTATATTTTCGTAGATCCACTTTGTCCTGAAGCTTTTAGTATGCAATCCATCATTCGCAAACTACAACTAGAATACAATCATTATTTTTCATGGCGTTTTGTCTTAAGCACAGAGCTTTCATCACTTAATTGTCTGAGCAAGCGTATGAAAGGTTGCGAATCTGGGATTGAGCTGGATATTAATCACCCTGTGTTACCCTCTATAGCGATAAAAGCAGCTGAATTACAGGGTAAACGTGCAGGCGCTCGCTACTTATCGAAATTACAGGAATATGTTGTATTGAACTACCAGGATGTAAATTCCTATGCAACGCTTTTAAAAATTGCAGAGGATGTCCAATTAGATATGAATGAATTTGTTGTAGACTTTGGTTCAAAAGAAGCCGCACGTGCCTTCCAATGCGATTTATATATAAAACGGGAAATGGAAGTAGATGAAGTACCGAGTATCGTATTTTTCAATGAATGCATTGAGGATGAAGGTTTAAAGGTAAGTGGCAGCTATTCCTATGAAGTTTATGAACATATTTTACAAGAGATGTTGAACGAGCAGCTTATACGTCAACCGTTACCAACCATTGAAGAATTGTTTTCAAAGTATCAAACACTTTCTACAAATGATATAGCTTTTATTTATTCATTAACAGAACAAGCAGCTGAGCGTGAATTAAAAAAACGGATGCTGCAACAAAAGATAGAACGGATTCAAACAGATTACGCTACACTATGGCGTATTAAATAA
- the pepF gene encoding oligoendopeptidase F, producing the protein MASNSNRVLMRSEVPVELTWRLEDIFATDALWEEEFKKVAELAKKAPSYAGTLKNGSDALLAVLTYYDEIYQRTMKLYTYAHMRNDQDKTNSFYQDLYGRIQTLATNISTALSFLTPEILSLSEETIESYLAENKDLQLYKQSLKEISMTRPHVLPADQEALLAQMAEVTGTASNTFGMLNNADLVFPIVKNEEGEEVQLTHGNYIKFLESKNRAVREAAFKAMYETYGNFKNTFAATLTGNVKKHNVSANIRHYDSARHAAMSNNFIPESVYDQLVETIHKHLPAMQRYIALRKKLLGVDELHMWDLFTPLVQEVDMQVPYEEAQDILVKALAPLGEEYQSIVQSGFDNRWVDVLENKGKTSGAYSSGTYGTNPYILMNWQDNVDNLFTLAHEFGHSVHSYYTRQNQPYVYGDYSIFVAEVASTCNEELLNDYLLKTIEDPQQKIYLLNHWLDKFRSTVFRQTMFAEFEHMIHQMDKNGESLTAERLTEVYYNLNKLYFGEAMVVDEEIGLEWARIPHFYYNYYVYQYATGKSAATALSKQILEEGEPAVERYINNFLKAGCSDFPIDVLKAAGVDMNVAKPIDDACKVFEQRLNELEKLLLNN; encoded by the coding sequence ATGGCTAGTAACAGCAATCGAGTATTAATGAGAAGTGAAGTACCAGTAGAGTTAACTTGGCGATTAGAAGATATTTTTGCCACTGATGCACTATGGGAAGAGGAGTTTAAGAAGGTCGCAGAACTAGCAAAAAAAGCACCTAGCTATGCAGGTACTTTAAAAAATGGTTCAGATGCCTTATTAGCAGTATTAACATATTACGATGAAATTTATCAGCGTACAATGAAACTGTATACGTACGCACATATGCGTAATGATCAAGATAAAACGAATAGTTTTTATCAAGATTTGTATGGGCGTATTCAAACGTTAGCGACTAATATTTCAACGGCATTATCATTTTTAACGCCTGAAATTTTATCATTAAGTGAAGAGACAATCGAAAGCTATTTAGCAGAAAATAAAGATTTACAATTATATAAGCAATCATTGAAAGAAATTTCAATGACTCGTCCTCATGTGTTACCTGCTGATCAAGAAGCATTACTTGCACAGATGGCAGAGGTTACAGGCACCGCATCGAATACGTTTGGTATGCTGAACAATGCGGATTTAGTTTTCCCTATAGTGAAGAATGAAGAAGGGGAAGAAGTCCAGCTGACACATGGTAATTATATTAAGTTTTTAGAAAGTAAAAATAGAGCGGTACGTGAAGCTGCATTTAAAGCGATGTATGAAACGTATGGTAATTTTAAAAATACATTTGCGGCTACATTAACAGGCAATGTAAAAAAACATAATGTAAGTGCCAATATTCGTCATTATGATTCTGCACGTCATGCTGCGATGTCAAATAACTTTATTCCAGAAAGTGTATACGATCAATTAGTCGAGACCATTCATAAGCATTTACCAGCTATGCAGCGTTATATTGCTTTACGTAAAAAGCTATTAGGTGTGGATGAACTGCATATGTGGGATTTGTTTACACCACTTGTCCAGGAAGTTGACATGCAAGTGCCATATGAGGAAGCGCAGGATATTTTAGTGAAGGCGCTAGCACCTCTTGGGGAAGAATACCAAAGCATCGTACAAAGTGGTTTTGATAATCGTTGGGTGGATGTGTTGGAAAACAAGGGGAAAACGAGTGGTGCTTATTCATCTGGTACTTACGGTACGAATCCGTATATTCTTATGAACTGGCAGGATAATGTAGATAATTTATTTACATTAGCCCATGAATTTGGACATAGCGTACACAGTTATTACACACGTCAAAATCAGCCATATGTCTACGGAGATTATTCAATTTTTGTGGCTGAAGTAGCTTCTACATGTAATGAAGAATTATTGAATGATTATCTGTTAAAAACAATAGAAGATCCTCAGCAAAAAATTTATTTATTAAATCATTGGTTAGACAAGTTCCGTAGTACAGTTTTCCGACAAACAATGTTTGCCGAATTCGAGCATATGATACACCAGATGGACAAAAATGGAGAATCATTAACAGCGGAACGTTTAACGGAAGTATATTATAATTTAAATAAGCTCTATTTCGGAGAGGCAATGGTAGTTGATGAGGAAATCGGTCTAGAATGGGCACGTATTCCACATTTCTATTACAATTACTACGTATATCAATATGCTACTGGCAAATCTGCCGCTACGGCATTAAGTAAGCAAATTTTGGAGGAAGGTGAACCTGCTGTAGAACGTTATATTAATAACTTCTTAAAAGCTGGTTGCTCTGACTTCCCAATAGATGTGCTAAAAGCAGCAGGTGTTGATATGAATGTAGCAAAACCAATTGATGATGCTTGTAAAGTATTTGAACAACGATTAAATGAACTAGAAAAGTTATTGTTGAATAATTAA
- a CDS encoding competence protein CoiA, giving the protein MLIAYTEQQQLFISYQHSREALQKYRQLQQFFCPQCQQPVQLKIGQLKIPHFAHIASHSCDRQFSEGESQLHLRGKIQLFEWLKSLGHTVELEPFLPKLAQRPDILLQSKKQTIAMEYQCSAITNENWLLRTEGYEKNHIQALWLFQTPQNKYKAHAIQKIRISPIFQNVINYSASNVPYLVTYDANAAQFNYWTNLLHVHGHTFIAQVLNIPLEKQHFPFYEPKLITYEAFIIYWHTYKRLCQQYVKQRLMRSKKGVQDLFLRSCYELRFSLNALPNYIGIPVKNANAIPISPIEWQAILLDFCRKRQLPPSVLCKEDIQLFLTLLNLEPTNIRVQVIENYAKLLGHSFLQQDDSMGMLEKVYEHLYCHIKAS; this is encoded by the coding sequence ATGCTAATTGCCTATACAGAGCAACAGCAATTATTTATCTCATATCAACATTCGAGAGAAGCCTTACAAAAGTATCGCCAGCTTCAACAATTTTTTTGCCCTCAATGCCAGCAGCCTGTTCAATTAAAAATCGGTCAGCTGAAAATCCCACACTTTGCTCATATTGCTAGCCATTCTTGTGATCGACAATTTTCAGAAGGAGAATCACAGCTTCATTTACGGGGAAAAATTCAATTATTCGAATGGTTGAAATCGCTCGGGCATACAGTAGAGCTGGAGCCATTTTTACCGAAATTAGCTCAACGACCAGATATTTTATTACAAAGCAAAAAGCAAACGATTGCAATGGAATATCAATGCAGTGCGATAACAAACGAAAACTGGCTATTACGAACAGAAGGTTATGAGAAAAATCACATCCAAGCGTTATGGCTATTTCAAACCCCGCAGAACAAATATAAAGCGCATGCTATTCAAAAAATTAGAATTTCGCCTATCTTTCAAAACGTGATTAATTATTCAGCGAGCAATGTGCCATATTTAGTTACATATGATGCGAATGCAGCTCAATTTAATTATTGGACGAATCTTCTTCATGTTCACGGGCATACTTTTATAGCGCAAGTACTAAATATCCCACTTGAAAAACAACACTTTCCATTTTATGAGCCAAAGTTAATTACGTATGAAGCGTTTATTATTTACTGGCATACGTATAAAAGATTATGCCAACAGTATGTAAAGCAACGTTTAATGCGCAGTAAAAAAGGCGTGCAGGACCTTTTTTTACGAAGTTGTTATGAATTGAGGTTTTCACTTAATGCATTGCCGAATTATATTGGCATACCTGTTAAAAATGCAAATGCTATTCCAATTTCTCCAATAGAATGGCAAGCCATTTTATTGGATTTTTGCAGGAAACGGCAGTTACCACCTTCAGTGCTGTGTAAAGAGGATATTCAATTATTTCTAACGCTTCTCAATCTAGAGCCAACAAATATAAGAGTGCAAGTGATTGAAAACTATGCAAAACTGTTAGGGCATAGTTTCCTTCAACAAGATGACAGTATGGGAATGTTGGAAAAAGTATATGAGCATTTGTATTGTCATATAAAAGCCTCATAA
- the mecA gene encoding adaptor protein MecA, protein MDIERVNENTLKLFITYNDIEDRGYSREEIWYNRAKGEQLFWDMIDEVNTEDYFDVEGPIWIHINASEVGLEIIVTRAHILKDGETLDGHSHYDEQKSMFAPFDEVGEDLLSQLTQFGDMDESELFMDTDIYVYKFKDIDELIPVAKRMTDDLVDSSLFKYEGCYYLVVDFGNADDDLNRHDKNAVIKEFLSPSNFTIHRLEEYGEKIMEYNCFETVRKYFS, encoded by the coding sequence GTGGACATCGAACGTGTAAATGAAAATACACTCAAGCTCTTTATTACGTACAATGATATAGAGGATCGCGGCTACAGTCGTGAAGAAATTTGGTACAACCGAGCAAAGGGTGAGCAACTTTTTTGGGATATGATTGATGAAGTGAATACGGAAGATTATTTTGATGTAGAGGGTCCGATTTGGATTCATATCAATGCGTCGGAAGTAGGCTTAGAAATCATTGTCACACGTGCACATATTTTAAAAGACGGTGAAACATTAGATGGTCATTCACATTATGATGAACAAAAAAGTATGTTTGCCCCATTCGACGAAGTAGGAGAGGATCTTCTTAGTCAATTAACTCAATTTGGTGACATGGATGAATCAGAGTTATTTATGGATACAGACATTTATGTTTATAAATTTAAAGATATAGATGAGTTAATCCCCGTTGCAAAACGGATGACTGATGATTTAGTGGATTCCTCATTATTCAAATATGAAGGTTGTTACTATTTAGTAGTAGACTTTGGGAACGCAGATGATGATTTAAATCGTCATGATAAAAATGCAGTCATTAAAGAGTTTTTAAGCCCTTCAAATTTCACAATTCATCGTCTTGAAGAATATGGCGAAAAAATTATGGAATACAATTGCTTCGAAACTGTTCGAAAATATTTTAGTTAA
- the spxA gene encoding transcriptional regulator SpxA: MVTLFTSPSCTSCRKAKAWLEEHEIPYTERNIFSEPLSISEIKEILRMTEDGTDEIISTRSKIFQKLNVDVESLPLQRLYELIQEYPGLLRRPIILDEKRLQVGYNEDEIRRFLPRKVRAYQLQEAQRMVN, encoded by the coding sequence ATAGTTACTTTATTTACATCACCAAGTTGTACGTCTTGTCGTAAAGCGAAAGCATGGTTAGAGGAGCATGAAATTCCATATACAGAACGTAATATTTTTTCTGAACCGTTAAGCATTAGTGAAATTAAAGAAATTTTACGCATGACGGAGGATGGAACAGATGAAATCATTTCAACTCGATCTAAAATATTTCAAAAATTAAATGTAGATGTTGAAAGCTTACCGTTACAACGCTTATATGAACTAATTCAAGAATATCCAGGATTATTACGACGACCAATAATTTTGGATGAGAAACGCTTGCAAGTAGGCTATAATGAAGATGAAATTCGAAGATTTTTACCACGTAAGGTTCGGGCTTATCAATTACAAGAAGCACAGCGCATGGTGAACTAA
- the trpS gene encoding tryptophan--tRNA ligase, producing the protein MTTIFSGVQPTGIVTLGNYLGAFKQFPALQEEGNAIYCIVDQHAITVAQDPKELRQNIRNLAATYIATGIDPQKSTLFIQSEVPAHAQAGWMLQCVASIGELERMTQFKDKSHGKETVSAALLTYPPLMAADILLYNTNIVPVGDDQKQHIELTRDLAERFNKRYGDVLTIPEIQLPKAGARIKSLQEPTKKMSKSDPNTKATIKLLDTAKDIEKKIKSAVTDSDGIVAFDVENKPGVSNLLTIESAISGVSIDDLVKKYEGIGYGGFKQSVATAVIDHLTPIQERFYNLVESSELDIILDEGAEKANAIASATLKRMEQAMGLGRTRR; encoded by the coding sequence ATGACAACAATTTTTTCAGGCGTACAGCCAACAGGTATTGTGACATTAGGAAATTATCTTGGTGCATTCAAGCAATTCCCAGCATTGCAGGAAGAAGGCAATGCTATATATTGTATCGTTGACCAACATGCTATTACGGTTGCTCAAGATCCAAAAGAGTTACGTCAAAACATTCGTAACTTAGCTGCTACTTATATCGCTACTGGTATTGACCCTCAAAAGTCTACATTATTCATTCAATCAGAAGTGCCTGCCCATGCTCAAGCTGGATGGATGCTACAATGTGTTGCTTCTATCGGTGAGCTAGAGCGTATGACACAATTCAAAGATAAATCTCATGGTAAAGAAACTGTTTCTGCAGCTCTTTTAACATATCCACCATTAATGGCTGCTGACATTTTATTATATAACACGAATATTGTTCCTGTAGGGGACGATCAAAAGCAACATATTGAGCTAACACGTGATCTTGCTGAGCGCTTTAATAAACGCTACGGTGACGTTTTAACTATCCCTGAAATTCAATTACCAAAAGCTGGAGCTCGTATTAAATCATTACAAGAGCCGACGAAAAAAATGAGCAAGTCCGACCCAAATACAAAAGCAACGATTAAACTTTTAGATACAGCAAAAGATATTGAGAAAAAAATCAAATCAGCCGTAACGGACTCAGATGGTATTGTAGCATTTGATGTTGAAAATAAACCAGGCGTTTCGAATTTACTAACGATTGAATCTGCTATTTCGGGTGTATCAATTGATGATTTAGTGAAAAAATATGAAGGTATCGGTTATGGCGGCTTTAAACAAAGTGTAGCTACAGCAGTTATCGACCACCTTACACCAATCCAAGAAAGATTTTATAACCTTGTAGAGTCTTCTGAATTAGATATCATTTTAGATGAAGGTGCAGAAAAGGCAAATGCTATTGCTAGCGCAACTTTAAAGCGTATGGAACAAGCTATGGGCTTAGGCCGCACACGTCGCTAA
- the fabF gene encoding beta-ketoacyl-ACP synthase II: protein MSKRRVVITGIGAVTPLGNSIEETWANIKAGKSGVGELTRLNKDLFAAKIAAEVKDFDIEKYIERKEARKMDRFTHYALAASIMAMEDAQLTIDEELAPRAGVWIGSGIGGMETYENQFLTFQERGARRVSPFFIPMMIPDMASGQVSIHFGAKGINSCSVTACASGTNSIGDAFKVIERGDADVMISGGAESPIVTMAVAGFCANTALSLNTDPQTASRPFDKNRDGFIIGEGAGIVILEEYEHAKARGAKIYAEVLGYGSTGDAHHITAPAPEGEGAARAMIQALEDGGVDPSQVGYINAHGTSTPYNDLFETQAVKTAFGEHAYKLAMSSTKSMTGHLLGAAGGVEAIFTALALKEGILPPTINLTEPDPECDLDYVPNEAREANIEYAMSNSLGFGGHNASLLFKKIEE from the coding sequence ATGAGTAAACGACGAGTAGTAATTACAGGAATTGGCGCTGTTACACCACTAGGGAATAGCATCGAAGAAACATGGGCAAATATCAAGGCTGGTAAATCAGGCGTTGGTGAATTAACACGCTTAAATAAAGATCTATTTGCTGCCAAAATCGCTGCTGAAGTAAAAGACTTCGATATTGAAAAGTATATTGAACGTAAAGAAGCTCGCAAAATGGACCGTTTCACGCATTATGCACTAGCAGCGTCTATTATGGCGATGGAAGATGCACAGCTTACAATCGATGAAGAGTTAGCACCACGTGCAGGCGTATGGATTGGCTCTGGTATCGGCGGGATGGAAACTTACGAAAACCAGTTTTTAACGTTCCAAGAGCGTGGGGCAAGACGTGTTAGTCCATTCTTTATCCCAATGATGATTCCAGACATGGCTTCTGGTCAAGTGTCTATTCACTTTGGAGCTAAAGGTATCAATTCTTGTTCAGTAACAGCTTGCGCATCAGGGACGAATTCAATTGGTGATGCATTTAAAGTTATTGAACGTGGCGATGCAGATGTTATGATTTCAGGTGGGGCCGAATCACCAATCGTAACGATGGCAGTTGCTGGCTTCTGTGCGAATACAGCATTATCATTAAATACAGATCCTCAAACGGCTTCTCGTCCATTCGATAAAAACCGTGATGGCTTTATTATTGGTGAAGGTGCAGGGATTGTTATTTTAGAAGAATACGAACATGCAAAAGCGCGTGGCGCAAAAATTTATGCAGAAGTTCTTGGTTACGGTTCAACTGGCGATGCGCATCATATTACTGCACCAGCTCCAGAAGGTGAAGGGGCAGCGCGTGCGATGATTCAAGCATTAGAAGACGGTGGAGTAGACCCTTCACAAGTTGGGTATATTAACGCGCATGGCACAAGTACGCCATACAATGATTTATTTGAAACTCAAGCAGTAAAAACTGCTTTTGGTGAACATGCTTATAAACTAGCGATGAGTTCTACTAAATCCATGACAGGTCACTTATTAGGTGCAGCTGGTGGGGTTGAAGCTATTTTTACAGCACTTGCATTAAAAGAGGGCATTTTACCGCCAACAATTAATTTAACAGAGCCAGATCCAGAATGTGATTTAGATTATGTGCCGAATGAAGCTCGTGAGGCCAATATCGAATATGCAATGAGTAATTCCCTTGGTTTTGGTGGACATAACGCAAGTCTATTATTTAAAAAAATTGAGGAATAA